The Deinococcus detaillensis genome includes the window CTCCGTTACCGGCAGCGGCTGGATATGCACCGCGCCGCCGGTCAGGGCCGCCCGCCAAAGGTGCTCGGGCGCGTCAGGACTCCGCAGAGCCATCACCAGACTGACCGGATCGTAATGAGCGGTGAGCAGCGGCGCGGTGGCTTCCTCGCGGTTTTGGCGCAGGGTAATCAACGCCGCCTCCACGTCGAAGAACGTCTCGAAATGCGGTTTATTGCGCCCGTCGCTCTCGCTGTAGCTTAAACTGGAAAAGTCCGGCCAGTAGCGCGACACCTGCACCTTTCGGATGACCGGTAACACCCCGCCGAAATCGGTTTGCACCCGCGTTTGGTAGCCCACGCCCTGAGCGCCGAACTTCTCCGGCTGGGTTTGCCAGATTTGCTCCCCGGCAAAGCGCCCGCCCAAGGTGAGTGTCAGGCGCAGCGACTCGCTGCCCAACCAGCGGGGACGCTCAGCAGGGGGCGCGGCCTGAATCACTGAATCAGATTCCAGAAGCTCTCGCCGGGGCCGTTCCACTTGACGTTCAGGGCCTCGGCCACCGTCGCGCCGATGTCGGCAAAGGTTTGGCGGTCGCCCAGATGCACCCCAGCACCTTTGCCGGCTGGTCGGTAGGCCAGCAGCAAGCCGTGTTCGCGGGTGTGGTCGGTGCCGGGCCAAGTCGGGTCGTTGCCGTGATCGGAAATCAGCAGCAAGCAGCCATCGGCGGGCACTTCGGCCAAGAGTTGCGGCAGGGCGTCGTCAAAGGCCCGCAGCGCCTGTGCGTAGCCGTGCGGGTCACGGCGGTGGCCATATTTGCTGTCGAAGTCCACCAAGTTGGTGAAGACCAAACCGTTAAAATCTTGGTGCATCCGGGCCACCGTTTTGCGAATGCCGTCGGCGTTGTCGTCGGTGTGGTGCTCTTCGGTAAAGCCCTGATGGTCGTAGATGTCGGGAATTTTACCGATGCCGATTACGTCTTTGCCGGCGTCCTTGAGGGCGTCCAGCACTGTGCGGGGCGGAGTCAGCGAGAAGTCGCGGCGCAGTTCACCGGCCCGCTCGAAGGGATATTCGCCCCGGAAGGGACGGGCGATCACGCGGGCCACTGCGTATTCGCCCTGCAAAATCTCGCGGGCGGCCTGACACCAGGCATAAAGGGTTTCAATCGGCACTTTGTCGAGGTGGGCGGCGATTTGAAACACGCTGTCACCAGAGGTGTAAACAATCGGGTCGCCGGTTTTGAGGTGCTCGGGGCCGTAATCTTTGATGACCTCGGTGCCGCTGTAAGGCTTGTTGCACAGGTAGCCGGTGCCGGTGGCCGCCGTGAACTGATTCATCACAGCGCTGGGAAAGCCGTTTGGAAAGATTTGGAAAGCGTGTTCGAGCTGCACGCCCATAAATTCCCAGTGACCGGTGGAGGTGTCTTTGCCGGGACTGACTTCCCTAAGCCGGCCAAAGCTGCCGCTGGCCTGCGTTGGAGCAGGGGTGGCGAGTTCAAGGGTGGGAACTTGGCCCAAACCCAGCGCGGCGAGGTTGGGCAGCTCTACGCCGCTGGCCTTGAGGGTGTGGTTGAGGGTGTGCGATCCCACGTCGCCAAACGCCTGCGCGTCGGGCAGCTCGCCCGCGCCTACCGAGTCCAGCACGATGATGGTAAATTTCATGCAGACAGTTTAGAGCATTGTCCGGGGCGCAAAAGGCCACGACGCTTGGTGAACGCGCTCACCGCCCTCAATTTTGGCCGTGCTAGGCTGTGCCGCGTGACCGCTGCCGCTCCCCAAGTTGACCTTCACTTTCCCGCCAATGGACAAACCGATTTCGAGGCGAGAGGCCTCAGCAAAACCTACGGCCGCCGCCAGGTCGTGCGCGGCGTGGATTTGCGCGTCACGCGCGGCGAAATCGTGGCGCTGTTCGGCCCCAACGGCGCGGGCAAAACCACCACTTTTTACATGATGGTCGGCTTCGTGCGCCCCGGCGGAGGCCGCATCACCTTGTCGGGTCAAGACGTTACGCGGCTGCCGATGCACCAACGCGCCCGGCGCGGGATCGGCTACTTGCCGCAGGAACCCAGCGCTTTTCGCAAGATGAGCGCCCGCGATAATTTGCTGGCGATTTTGGAATATCAAAACCTCAGCAAAGCGGAGCAAGAAAAGCGGGCCGACAGCTTGCTGGAAGAGTTTGGCCTGACCCACTTGGCGGCTTCGCAGGCCTATCAGTTGTCGGGCGGGGAGCGCCGGCGCTTGGAGCTGGCCCGAGCCCTGACCACCGATCCTGATTTTTTACTGCTGGACGAGCCGTTTACTGGCGTCGATCCCAAAAGCATCCGTGAAATTCAGCGCTTGATCCGTGAGTTGCGTGACCGGCGCGGCATCGGGGTGTTTATCACCGACCACAACGTCCGCGAAACCATTGCGCTGTGTGACCGGGTGTATTTGATGTATGACGGCGAAGTTAAATTTGAAGGCACGCCCGCCGCCTTTGCCCAAGATATCGACGCCCGTAACCACTACCTCGGCGACGACTTCGAGCTGTAAGGACTAAGGCAAAGGCGTGCTACTCGGCTTTCTGATTTTTGTGGTGCTGCTGTCGGGCTTGGTGGCCTACAGCGCCGATACCATTGCCCGCAAAGCCGGGCGCAAACACCTGCGCCTCTTCGGACTGCGGCCCAAGACCACCGCGCTGATCGTGGCAGTGGCCTCGGGCATGGGCATTAGCTTGGCCTCGGTGCTGGCGTTTGGGCTGATTAACCGCAGCGCGATCAACAACATCGTTCAGGCCGACAAACTGCGGGTGGAACTCAAGCAGCTCAAAAAAGACGTGAGCGCCACCACCGCCGACCTCACGGTGGCCGAGCAGGAGCGCGACGCCGCCAATGCCCGCGTGCGCCAGTCCAAAGGGGAAACCGCCGCGGCGCTGGCCGACCTTACGGGCGCTGAAGACAAGCTCAAAACGACCCAAGCCGCCCGCAGCAAGCTGCAAAGCGAAGTCAGCGGCTTGCAGGGCCGAGTGACCGAACTGGCAAACCTCAAACGTGACCTCGAAGCGCAGGCCGCCAAAAACCGTCAGGCGCTGAGCAACTCGCAGCGAGCCCTCGAAGACAGCCGCCAGCGCGAACTGGCTCAAGCGGCACGGGCGAATTTGCTCGGTACACAGATCGTCGACCTCGACAGGCGCAGCGCTTCAGCTCAGCAAGACGCCAAAACGGCTCAGGCCCAAGCGGAAGCATTTCAGGGCCAAGTGCAGGCGCTGCAAGACCAAACCAAGACGCTTGAGGCCAGCCGTGCCAAAGTCGGGACGCAGCTCCAAGCGGCTCAGCAAAGCCGCGATCAAGCGACGCGCGAACTCGGCGCGTTGCGAGAAGAGCGGCAAACCCTCTTGGCCGGAAGGGACGCGGCACTTTCACAGCGAAATGTGGCCAATGCCTTGCGCGACCAAGCCAACGTGGAGCGCAATAAGGCCACAGTGGAGCGGAACAAAGCGGCGGCGGAGCGCGACCTCGCCAACCAAGCCCGCACGGCGGCCACCAAGACCCTCAATCAGGCACTCAGCGCCCGCGACAGCGCTTTGCAGGCCCGCGATTTGGCGCAGGCCCAGCGCGAAAGCCTCGCCGCCGAGCGCGACCAACTGCTTAAGCAGCGCAGCAACCTGACAGCCCAGCGCGACGCGGCCGCCCAAGACCTGAGCAGTATCCGCCGCGAGCTGAGCACTTTGCAAAACATGATTGGCACTTTAGACAGCCAGCGCCAAAATCTGAGCGCCGCCAACGACACCCTTAAAAACAGTCTCAGCAGCGCCCAAGCCAACTTGTCCAAGCTCGAAGTCGACTATTCACGCACCAACAGCGAACTGAGCGCCAACCGCAACACCGATCTTATTTACAGCCGCAACGACCTGGTGTATGCCGGCGTGGTGGCCAGCGTCCGCAACGTGCCGGACTTTTTGAAAGCTGCCGCCACCGCCGCCCAGAAGCAGGGCGCTCGCGGCACCCCCGCCGCGCGGCTTTCGCCGGATGCCCGCGCCCAACTCGACACCAAACTACGCGGCCTGAACACCAACACCTTCGTACAGTGCCGCGCCGCCGTCAACGTCGCTACCGGCTTTCCGGTCGACCTCAACTGTGACGCCAAGCCTCAGACCGTGCTGTTTCGGCGCGGTCAGGTTATCCGCCAGGTCAGCATCAACTTGCAGCGCGGCACCGACAACCTCAGCTCGCAGCTCACCGATTTGATCCGCGATACGGTCTTTGATCTGACCTCCAAAGGCGTGCCGCTGGAATACATCAACGATCTGGGCCTGAGTGACAGCGAACGCCTCGACGTACTGGGCAAACTCGGCGCTCAGAGCGGTGCGAGCGCGGTGGTGGGCCTAGCCGCCCGCGACGACATCCGCCCCGGCGTGCCGGTGGATTTGTATCCGGTGTTGAAGTAGGGGAAGGAGAGGTGATACTGAGCTGTATTGATAGGCTTCCGAATGCCGCTCTAACTCCGTAAAACCAAAAAAGCGCCCCACCACTTTCGGCGGGGCGCTTTGGTCGCTTAATTTACTTGATGTTGCCGTTGATCTCTTTGACGGCACCGTCCAAGATGCTGGTGTAGTTCGGGTTGGCTTTCTGCACGCTCTGGGCCACGGCGTTGCTCCAAGGCCCCCACACCGCGCTCATTTGCGGCACGTTGGGCATCGGGGTTCCGGCGCTGATGGACTTGCCGAAACCTGCCACCACGGGGTCACTCTTGAGCTTGACACGGGCCGACAAGCTCACCGGGATGCGTCCACCGGCTTTGTTGAAGGCCACCTGAGCGTCGCCGCTCACCAGCGCTTTGGCAAACTGCGCCGCCGCCACTTTGTTTTTGCCGTAGGCGTTCATCATTACGCCCTGCACGCCGACGAACGGCGACCACTTGCCGGTGGCTCCGGTGGGCGTAGGCAGCGCAGCGATGCCGTAATCGATGTTGGCTTTCTTGATGTCGGCCATGTCCCAGGGCCCGGTCAGCAGCATGGCGAGGCGGCCCTGCACAAAAGCGTCTTTGGCCACGCCGCCGTCCACGCCTTCGGGCACCAGGTTGTACTTGTAGCGCAAGTCGTTGAGCATCGCCGCCGCTTTGTCGGAACCGGCGTTGGATAACCCCACGTCCTTGACGTTGACGGTGCCGCCAGTGGTTTTGAAGACGTAGCCGCCGTAAGCGCTGAAAATGCCGTAGTTCATGTAAGCGTTGGAAAGGTCAACCAGGAAGCCGAACTTGCCGCTGCCGGTGTTGGCCTGCGCCGCCTTGATAAAGCCGTCCCAGGTGCTGGGCACGCCATTGGGGAGGATTTTTTTGTTGTAGACCACTGCGACGGACTCGGCGAACATCGGCAAGCCGAAGAGTTTGCCTTGGTAGGTCATGGCGCTCACGGCCGTTTTGTCGAGGTCGCTCTTGGAAGTGACGTACTTGTCCATCGGCTCGATCACTCCGGCGGCGGCGAGTTGGCCGAGGCGGTCTTGCGGCAACGTCACCACCAAATCTGGGCCTTGGCCCTTGGGAGCGCTCTGAATCATCTTGTCGGGCAGTTGGTCAAACGGCACGCTGACGATTTGCACCGCGTTGCCGCTGGTCTTGGTGTAGGCGGCGGCTTGTGCTTTGAGCCAGGTCAGTTCGCTGTCGCCAAAGTGAGTCCAGACGGTGAGGCTGGCCGCAGAAGCGCTGCTCAGCAGGGACAGAGAAACGATGGTCAGGGCCGACTTAAACACTTTTTTCATAAATCTCCTCGGGGGCGGATGAACCGCTTCCAGTTTGTTTGTCTCTTTCTGCGCTCTGAAAATGAGAGCAGCGCAGCACTTCAGCGGAGCAGAAAAACGTTAGAAAAAGAATTGTTGTTCGGCAAGCAGTATACGCCTGCTGCTGGGGCGAAGGCAACGCTTGTAAGCCCCCAAAAGCCCATTAGGCCCCCAGCCGTGTGCGGGCAGGTACAATTGCAGGCGTGATCTTGAACACTTTACTCGCCCTGGTCTTCGCTTATTTGCTGGGAGCCTTGCCGGCCGCCGCCTGGATCGCGCGTTCACGCGGCATTGACATCCGCACGGTCGGTTCCGGCAACGCTGGAGCCACCAATGTGCAGCGCACCCTCGGCTGGGGGCCAGGCTTGGCGGTGGCGCTTTTCGACGTTTTCAAAGGCGCGGCTGCTGTCTGGCTGGCCCGCTGGCTGGGTCTGCTGCCCGAATGGGCGGCGATGTGCGGCGCTCTGTCCATTCTGGGCCACAACTACAGCCCCTTCTTGGGCTTTAGGGGCGGCAAAGGCGTGGCCACCAGCTTCGGCACCATCGTGGCGATTGACCCGTTGGTCGGCTTATGCGTCGTTATTCTGGGCGTTTTCACGGTGGCCATCACCCGCTACGTTTCGGCAGGCAGCATGATCGGCGGCGCGGTGGCCGTCACCACTGCTTTCGCTTTGGGCCGCCCGTGGTGGGAAGTGATTTTACTGCTGCTGCTGTGCGTTTTGGCAATCTGGCAACACCGCGAGAACATCAAGCGGCTGCAAGCGGGCACCGAGCGGCACATCGGCAAAAAGGGCGGAGCGGCAAGCTGAATCAGCTCCGTGCTTCGACTTCCACCTGCGCTTTTTCCCAGTGCTCCATGCGGGTCAGGAGTCGCTCCTCCAGCTCGGCGGCCTGTTGTCCCAGTGCGGCAAAGTCAGCGGTAGGAGAGGCGTGGGCCAGCGCATTCTGGGCTTCGTCAAGTTGAGCTTCCAACTGGGCGACTTCCACCTCTAAGCGCTCCACCTCGCGCTTGAGGTGCCACAGGCCCTTGCCTTTGGGATTGGCCGGATTTTGCCTCACGGGCGCGGCCTTGGCTTCCGCTTCTTTTTCAGCGGGGCGGTGCTTTTCGCGGTAATACTGCCAGCCGCCGGGGTACTCGTAAAACTGGCCGTCTTCGAGGAGCCAGATGCGGTCGGCCAGATGCTCGATGAGGCGTCTATCGTGGCTGACCATCAGTAGCGTGCCGCCAAAATCGTCGAGCGCTCCCTCCAGACTTTCGAGCATCTCCATATCGAGGTGATTGGTCGGCTCGTCGAGCACCAAGAAGTTGTGGTCTTCCTGGGCCAGCTTGAGGAGCGCCAGCCGCGCCCGCTCGCCGCCCGACAGCACTTTTACGGATTTGTCGTGGCTCAGGTACGGAAACATATAGGTGCCCAGCAAATCGTGGGCCTCGGCGTCTTTTTCGACGTATTCGCGGGCCTCATGGTAAAGGGTGCTGCTTTCGTCCACGCCCCTGAGCTGCTGATCGTAGTAGCCCACCGTGACTCTGGCTCCGGTGCGGCTCTCACCCCTCGGATCGTCGCTGGGCATCAGGCCGAGCAGCACCCGGAAGAACGTGGTTTTGCCCGCACCGTTGCGGCCAACCAGCGCCACCCGCTCGCCCTGGCGAATTTGCACCTGAACATTTTCAAAGAGGGTTCGCCCGGCCAGGCGCTTGGTGAGGTGGCGGGCGTCGAGGATGATGTCACCGCTGGGCGGAGCGTGAAAGAGAATCCGGGCGGTACGCTCGGCTCTGGGCGGAGCGCTGGCCGCCGACTTCTTGAGGCGCTCCAAGCGGGTTTCCATACTGCTGGCGCGGCGGGCCAACTTGGACATACCCAGCCCCCAGATTTTCATGCGGGCCGCCGACGCGGCGAGGGTGGCCACCTTTTTGGCGTCTTGCTCGGCGCGGGCCTGCTGGCGCATGAGTTCTTCGTCGAGGAGGGTGCGGAAGGCGCTGTAGCCCGCTGGATAGACTTTGACTTCACCGCGCCACAGGTGAGCGGTTTCGTTGGTGGCGGCGTCAAGAAACGCCCGGTCGTGGCTGATGACCAGCACCGCGCCCGGATAGCGTGACAAAAACGCTTCCAGCCACTCCACCATCACGATGTCGAGGTGGTTTGTAGGCTCGTCGAGCAGCAAGACATCGGGATTTTCAACCAGCAGCGCGGCCAAGCCCAGCCGGGTGCGCTCACCGCCGGAGAGCTTGGACGTGGCGTCGTGTTCGCGGCCCCGGAAGCCGAAAGCCAGCGTCACGGCGTCTTTGCGCGAGCGGCGCTCGAAGCCGCCCCGCCGGGCGTAGTGTTCGAGCAGTTCGGCGTGGTGCTGAATGCTCTCGGGCGTGCCGAGATGCATCGCGGCGGCAGCTTCTTCCAACTCGGCTTCGAGGGCGTCGAGTTCGTGAAACGCCGCTTCCATCACGCTCGACACGGTGCTATCCGGCGGGAAGCTGGGGTCTTGGGTCAGGTTGCCCACCCGCACCCCGGGAAAAATCCGGATGGTTCCAGCGTCGGCTTTCTCCGCGCCGAGCAGCAGCCGCAGCAAAGTGCTTTTGCCTGCACCGTTGCGGCCCACCAGGCCGATGCGGTCACCGGGATTGATCTGCAAACTGACATTGGTCAGCACCGGCTGAGCGCCGTAATCTTTTTGAACATCTTCTAAAGCGAGCAGCACGGCGTAAAGTATGACATGGCCGCGTGGGAATACCCACCCCGACTTCAGTCAGTGACCAAATAAGCCCAATCGGTGGGAGCCTTCCCCAGCCCGGAACGGACATTACTGGCGCACTCAGCCGCCCCGGCCCCCCAAAGCACAAAGCTGCGAACTCTCTTCACCCACAGGATTTTAATCTTGAGCAAAACGAGACGGTTAGGCAGCCCACCCGCCTGCATCACCTGTCCACTTCTTCATCGTCAGCGCTCACCCCACCTTGTAAAGTCAGCGCCGGAACACGGAGGCCGCTAAACTGTGGATGTGCGTTTGTTAATTTTTCTTCTTTTTGATTTGATCCTTCTGCTCCCCGAGACAGCCAGCGCTGAAACGGGAGCGCCGCCGACGCTGCAAAAGGTCAGCGGCAGTGTCGAGAGCCTCAGCAGCACTTGGCAAGCCGCCGTGACTGACCAACCCGTTAAGCAGGCGCTACGAATCGGGGTGGGGCGGGCGCAGTTGCAAAGCGCGGGTGGGCAAGTCTTGGCATCAAGCGGGTCAGCGCTGCGGATTTATCAAAATGAACCGGACTTCCAAACGGGGAAGTTTTATTTGACTGGCCAAGTCAGCTTCTTCAGTCAAAAAGCTCACCTCTCGGCAGCCGGCCAAGTGCGCGTGGACGTGACGGCACCGACCCGCCGGGTGGCGGTGATCGCTGGCAAGGCCCGCATCTCGGTGGGCAGCAAGCTCTACACCCTCGGGGCCGGTCAGCAGTACGATTTCGGCACGCAGAAGATCACGGCTTTTGCTGAGCGCGACGCTTGGTACCGCTCGCAGTTCAGCGGCGAAGGCGAAGCGGTCATTGAAGCCGCCACCGGGCCAGTCAGCATTCAAGACGCGCCCGCTCCCAACGCCAGCGCCGCGCCGGTTAAGCGCCCAGTCAAGCTCGGTGAAAAGCTCAACGTCGGCCAGCAGTTGCTGACGGGCGCTTCAGCGTGGGCCGAAATCGGCTTTACCGGCGGCGGCTATCTGCGCCTCCAGCCCCAGAGCGCTCTGAGCGTGCTGAGCATTGACCAAATCGTTGACCGTACGGGCCGGACCAAGCGCCAAGTGGTACTGAAACTGCTGCGCGGCAGCGCTTGGAATGTGGTGGCCAAGCGGCAGGGCGGCTACGAAATCACCACCCCGATTATTACCACGGCGGTGCGCGGCACAGTCTTCCGGGTGGATGACAGCGGCCTCGTGAAAGTCTTTGACGGCCAAGTCGAGCTGCCCAGCAGCGCGGGCTTGCTGCTGCTCAGGGGCCAGCAGCGCACCGCTGCCGGAGAAGTGCAGCCGCTCGTCACCGACGCGGCGGACGCCGCCAACCTCGCGCTCGATACTCAGCGCTCAGGGCCGATTCAACTCGACTTGAGCTTGGCACCGAGTTTGCTGGATTTGGCGCTGGTCGTCCGCAGCCAGCCAGAGAATCGCCTGAGCGTGCAGGTGGCGGGGCGCGACCTTCCCATGATTGGCGACGCCGAGGGCAATTTCAAGCTGCAAGGCGGCGATAGATTGCAAGGCCGCTTGCCCGAAGGCCGCTACGACGTGACCATCCGCGCAGAGCGCGGCGGCCGCCAAAAAACGATTAGCCGCGTCCTGCTGATTGACCGCACCCCACCCCTGCTGCTCGGTGTCCAATCGAGCCGGGCGGGACGGTTGATCCGCTTGAGCGGCCAGATTCAGGATGTGTCCGGCACGGTTGTGCTGAGCGCACAAGTCGGTGGGCGCAGCTACGCCCGCACCCTACGCCTGCCGCAGCAAGCCGACTTCGATTGGACGCTGCCGCTGCCGACACCCGGCGCAGCGGTGACGCTTCAGGCCCGCGACACTGCTGGCAATCTTCGCCGGGTCGAATTCAGTGCCGGCGCTGCGGGCGAGGGCGGTGTGGGTTATGCCGCGCCCTGAGCGCCGCGCTGTTCTCGCTCCACTGGCCGCGCTCCTCGCCGTGGGGCTGCTGATGGGCTTTCCAGAAAATGTGCGGCTGTGGAGCGTCCTTGACCGCACGTTCACCCGTCCCCCAGACCCCAGAGTGGTGGTGGTGGGCATCGACGACGCCTCGCTGCGCGATTACGGCCGGCTGAGCGATTGGAACCGCGACCTCTACGCCCGCGCCCTCGGCACCCTGCGCCAAGCCGGAGCCAAAGCAGTGGGGTTTGACATCTTGTTCGGCGCTCCAGCGGCGGGCGACGCCTCTTTGTCGGCTGCTGTGGGTCAGGGCGGGGTGGTGCTGGCCAGCAGTCCACAACTGCCGCAGGGTGCCCGCGCTTGGAAAGCCCTGTACGGCGTGGCCAGCCTCAATATCGAAGGCGGAGCGGTCAGCCGCTTTCAAACCGCTTACCAAAGTACGGACGGTCAGCTTTGGCCCAGCTTCAGCGCACAGCTTGCTCGGCTGGCAGGAATCAGTCGGACACTCGACACGAGTAAGCAACTGCTGCGCTCACTGCCTGCCGACTCAGGGACGCTGCCTGTCTACTCATTTCGGGACGTGGTGGGCGGCAATGTGGCGTTTTCCGAGTTGCAGGGCAAGGTCGTGCTGATCGGCTTAACGGCCAGCAGCGTTCCCGGCACCACTTTTCCTGATTCACGCCTCGATCCGGTGCCGGGCGTGATCTTGCAAGCGGGGGCCGTCTCGTCGCTGCTGGGTGAGCCGCTGAGAAGCGTGCCGTTTTGGCTCAGCGCCCTGATCTGCGCGGCGCTGGCGGCCTCAGCAGTCTGGCTGGGCGATATCTGGGGCTTTGGACTGGCGCTGGTGGGAGTGGGCCTGAGCGTGCCGCTGTTTTTAGGCAACTGGCTGTTTCCCGGCACTGCCGCTTCACTCTCGGCCATTATTGGCACCGCTTTTGTGGCGGGCGGGCGGTTCTGGACGCTGCGCCGCTTCAAGACCCTCGACCCGCTGACCAGACTGGGCAACCGGCTGGCTTTTACCCGCGCCGCCGAGAACCGCTGGAACCAAAGAGCGGCGCGGCCACTGGGCCTGCTGCTGATTGATCTGGGCGGCTTCCGGCGCGTCAACGAGATGTATGGCCGCGCGGCGGGCGACGAAGTGCTGCGCCGGGTCGCCGAGGTGCTGCGGCAAGGGCGCACGCGGCGCGACATGGTGTTCCGCTGGGGAGCCAGCGAGTTCGCGGTGTTGACTGAACCGGCCGGCCCAGATTTGACGCCGCTGGCCCGGCAGCTTCAAAGCGCTTTGGCCGGCACCAGCTACAAAGACATTGCGCTGCGGGTCAGCGTGGGGCAGGCCGTCAGCACGCCGCAGATGAGTCAGCCGAGCGAACTGATCGAGCAAGCCTCTCAAAACCGTTACCGCATGAAGTACCAGCTCGAAGAGTAGTCGGAAACTTTTACGGCAAACGCCGGTCACTGCTGTGGCCCGGCTTGGCTTTTTGGTCAGGGTGCACAAAATGCACGGCGTGGTTGGCGGCCAGCGCGGCTTGAGCGAGGCCCACACTCAAGAGCTTGAATTCGCCGCCCGTCAAGCTGACATCACCTGCCACGAAGACGCCGGGCAACGCCGTGCGCTGAGCCGTGTCCGCCGGAATGTACTCGCCCTGCCAGCCCAGCGGCCAGCTTTGCAGCGGCGTCAAATCTGGCAAGTGGCCGTTCAGGACAACCACCGTATCAGCGGCGACATGCTGCGGCCCGTCTCCCCTGTCCAGCCACGCGCCGGTTGCGTCTAAGCGGCTGAGTTCGGCGGGCGCGTAGATATGCAGTTGCCCACTCTGCCGCAGGCTTTGGAGTTGCGCGAGCTGGGCAGGACTGCCGCGAAATAGGGCGCGGCGGTGCGTCAGGCTCACCCGTGCGCCGCTGGTTGAGAGCTTCAAAGTCGCCTCCACCGCTTGAGGCACGCCGCCCACGATCAAGACCCGCTGGCCCCCCAGCGTTTGCGGATCAGGCGGCAAAGTCCGCAGATCAGGATGCACGCCGCTGAGCTGAACATCACGCGGCAGCAGCGCCCCCAGCCCCGCCGCCACGATCACGGCGCGGGCCGGATAACTGCCCTTTTGGGTTGCGACTGTCCAGCCTTGGGGAGTCTGGGTGAGCTGTTGAGCGACCTCGCCGAAGCGGAAATTAGGCTTGAAGGGAGCGAGCTGGGCGGCAAGTGCGGTGACAATCTCAGCGGCGCGGATAGCCGGGAGGCCGGGCCAGTCATACACCACTTTGTCTGGGTAGAGGGCGCTGAGCTGGCCGCCGATTTCAGGCTGGGCTTCCAAAAGGCGCACGCTGAGGCCGCGCAGCCCCGCGTAAAAGGCCGCGTGAAGACCCACCGGCCCCGCGCCGATAATCAGCAGGTCGGTGGGTGA containing:
- a CDS encoding FecR family protein, with the protein product MRLLIFLLFDLILLLPETASAETGAPPTLQKVSGSVESLSSTWQAAVTDQPVKQALRIGVGRAQLQSAGGQVLASSGSALRIYQNEPDFQTGKFYLTGQVSFFSQKAHLSAAGQVRVDVTAPTRRVAVIAGKARISVGSKLYTLGAGQQYDFGTQKITAFAERDAWYRSQFSGEGEAVIEAATGPVSIQDAPAPNASAAPVKRPVKLGEKLNVGQQLLTGASAWAEIGFTGGGYLRLQPQSALSVLSIDQIVDRTGRTKRQVVLKLLRGSAWNVVAKRQGGYEITTPIITTAVRGTVFRVDDSGLVKVFDGQVELPSSAGLLLLRGQQRTAAGEVQPLVTDAADAANLALDTQRSGPIQLDLSLAPSLLDLALVVRSQPENRLSVQVAGRDLPMIGDAEGNFKLQGGDRLQGRLPEGRYDVTIRAERGGRQKTISRVLLIDRTPPLLLGVQSSRAGRLIRLSGQIQDVSGTVVLSAQVGGRSYARTLRLPQQADFDWTLPLPTPGAAVTLQARDTAGNLRRVEFSAGAAGEGGVGYAAP
- a CDS encoding CHASE2 domain-containing protein, with amino-acid sequence MPRPERRAVLAPLAALLAVGLLMGFPENVRLWSVLDRTFTRPPDPRVVVVGIDDASLRDYGRLSDWNRDLYARALGTLRQAGAKAVGFDILFGAPAAGDASLSAAVGQGGVVLASSPQLPQGARAWKALYGVASLNIEGGAVSRFQTAYQSTDGQLWPSFSAQLARLAGISRTLDTSKQLLRSLPADSGTLPVYSFRDVVGGNVAFSELQGKVVLIGLTASSVPGTTFPDSRLDPVPGVILQAGAVSSLLGEPLRSVPFWLSALICAALAASAVWLGDIWGFGLALVGVGLSVPLFLGNWLFPGTAASLSAIIGTAFVAGGRFWTLRRFKTLDPLTRLGNRLAFTRAAENRWNQRAARPLGLLLIDLGGFRRVNEMYGRAAGDEVLRRVAEVLRQGRTRRDMVFRWGASEFAVLTEPAGPDLTPLARQLQSALAGTSYKDIALRVSVGQAVSTPQMSQPSELIEQASQNRYRMKYQLEE
- a CDS encoding NAD(P)/FAD-dependent oxidoreductase, producing MSFLLHSSTNTSPTDLLIIGAGPVGLHAAFYAGLRGLSVRLLEAQPEIGGQLSALYPDKVVYDWPGLPAIRAAEIVTALAAQLAPFKPNFRFGEVAQQLTQTPQGWTVATQKGSYPARAVIVAAGLGALLPRDVQLSGVHPDLRTLPPDPQTLGGQRVLIVGGVPQAVEATLKLSTSGARVSLTHRRALFRGSPAQLAQLQSLRQSGQLHIYAPAELSRLDATGAWLDRGDGPQHVAADTVVVLNGHLPDLTPLQSWPLGWQGEYIPADTAQRTALPGVFVAGDVSLTGGEFKLLSVGLAQAALAANHAVHFVHPDQKAKPGHSSDRRLP